The DNA window AAAAAACTATTTTTCATTACGGAGTAGACAATTGGAAAAACTAAAAGTACTATCTCTTTTTTACGTTTCACAAGGAGATGCTCCACCATGAAACATTGGGTGTCAAAACTAGCTCTTTTCCGGATGCTGCCTCCAGGAATCTGGGCCATTGGTCTGGCCACCCTGTTTATGAATAGCTCCACCATCATTATCTTTAGTCTGTCACCACTGTATTTAACATCCATAATGGGTGTAAGCCACATGAACTTAGGATTAATAGAAGGAGTTGTAGAGGCTATTGCATGGTTTACGAGAATATTTTCTGGCATCCTCAGTGACTTAATTCGCAAACGCAAACCCTTACTGCTCGCAGCTTATGGAATTGCCGCTTCCTCCCGTCTTATTTTCCCGCTCGCCCCAAGTGCAGGTTGGATTTTTTCTGCCAGATCCATCGACAGGATAAGTAATGGACTCCAAGCCACACCCCGGGAAGCTCTAATTGCCGATCTTGCACCTAAGGAACTAAAAGGAGCCAGCTATGGTTTGAGACAAACGCTTGGTATGATTGGGTCTTTTTTTGGGGCACTTGCTTTGTTGTATTTATTCCGCTGGAGCCCAGGTAACTATAAGCTGGCTTTTTGGATTGCTGTGGTACCGCCATTTCTGGCCTTGAGCTGTATACACTTTTTTGTTCACGATCGCTCCATTAACACTCCACAACCAACTAAATCCGAA is part of the Pseudomonadota bacterium genome and encodes:
- a CDS encoding MFS transporter, which produces MKHWVSKLALFRMLPPGIWAIGLATLFMNSSTIIIFSLSPLYLTSIMGVSHMNLGLIEGVVEAIAWFTRIFSGILSDLIRKRKPLLLAAYGIAASSRLIFPLAPSAGWIFSARSIDRISNGLQATPREALIADLAPKELKGASYGLRQTLGMIGSFFGALALLYLFRWSPGNYKLAFWIAVVPPFLALSCIHFFVHDRSINTPQPTKSESFFSFEHLAHLDSRYWRVIVVAVIYTLSNYSGAFMILQANQAGLSESEIPLVMVVQNIMAFLSAFPVGWVSDRIGRRIFLVFGFSFVLLANLFMSMTHSIVFVLIGVGLWGLQMGINHSLMVAKVADVAPKDLRGTAFGIYYFLLGVAFLLANLASGWLSQHYGTEYVFYASSVVIVFAILSLSLLPHRSKFKIGTEN